In the genome of Massilibacillus massiliensis, one region contains:
- a CDS encoding calcium-transporting P-type ATPase, PMR1-type — translation MKLDKLYLHTADEVCKFFDTDSVDGLSTKEVKKRLSKFGLNELKEEDKVPLWVHFIKQFKDFMVIVLMIATVLSIILGEYTDAITIFIIIMLNAFLGFIQEYRAEQSINSLKKLTSQISTVVRNGFHQQINSTQIVPGDLLILEPGNKVTADARLVEIQNLEIDESTLTGESLPVKKEIQTVTSEKLSLGDRTNMVYSGTIVLSGRGKAVVCTTGSHTEIGKIASVLQKKVTEKTPLEKKLEELGKKLVFWCIAVCILVSIIGILKGESIFLMLMSGISLAVAIIPEGLPAIVTVALALGMQRMIAHNAIVRRLPAVETLGCINVICSDKTGTLTKNEMTVRKIFTCKNRYLITGDGYDIKGDFINVDLKNEASNDMVLKKCLEFSSLCNNSRLKRNNIEISGAWRKKNNNWTIEGDPTEGALIIVAAKFDIWRNILEKDYQKINEIPFESSRAKMSVVYRKGNEYFLITKGAPDEVIKLCSKYSSEVNDNLLDEENRKKIMHENENMTKDALRVLAIAYKKLTKNQLDGIDETIETDLTFVGLVGMVDPPRSEAKKAIKICKLAKIRPIMITGDHPNTALAIAKELEIYDEKRSEVLTGKEIDKFTSDELAKHIDTTNVYARVSPFHKLKIVQCLKKQGYVVAMTGDGVNDAPAVKEADIGVCMGRNGTDVTKESSDMILIDDNFATIVAAVEEGRSIYDNIRKFIRYLLACNTGEVLTMLIASLIYLPLPLLPVQILWVNLITDGLPALALGVDKNNSNIMCRPPRNKKDSIFSKGLSKKIIFKGIQIGCSTILVFSLILFSKHDLELARTMAFTTLVFSQMFHVFDCRSEYVNCIEAGLFENKYLLSAVACSVIMHISVIYHPFFNDIFSTVPMSLEEWGIILLISGWNFIISALKHIFSYRKAAGKVFKAR, via the coding sequence ATGAAACTTGACAAATTATATTTACATACAGCAGATGAAGTTTGTAAATTTTTTGATACGGACTCTGTTGATGGATTATCTACAAAGGAGGTTAAAAAACGTTTATCCAAATTTGGATTAAATGAACTAAAGGAAGAAGATAAGGTCCCCTTATGGGTACATTTTATAAAGCAATTCAAAGACTTTATGGTTATTGTTCTCATGATAGCAACAGTTTTATCTATCATATTAGGAGAATATACCGATGCTATAACAATTTTTATTATCATTATGCTAAATGCCTTTTTAGGTTTTATCCAAGAATATCGAGCTGAACAGTCTATAAATTCATTAAAAAAGTTAACATCGCAAATTTCAACTGTTGTAAGGAATGGCTTTCATCAACAAATAAACTCTACTCAAATTGTTCCTGGTGATCTATTAATTCTTGAACCTGGAAATAAAGTAACTGCTGATGCTAGACTAGTTGAAATTCAAAACTTAGAAATTGATGAATCAACATTGACTGGTGAATCTTTACCTGTAAAGAAAGAAATACAGACGGTGACATCAGAAAAATTATCGCTGGGCGATAGAACCAATATGGTGTATTCTGGAACGATCGTGCTGAGTGGTAGAGGAAAAGCGGTTGTTTGCACTACTGGCAGTCATACTGAAATTGGAAAGATAGCCAGTGTATTGCAGAAAAAAGTAACCGAAAAAACACCGTTGGAAAAAAAATTAGAGGAATTAGGTAAAAAATTAGTTTTTTGGTGCATTGCTGTATGTATTCTAGTATCGATCATTGGAATTCTTAAGGGCGAATCGATTTTTTTAATGTTAATGTCCGGAATTAGTTTAGCAGTTGCAATCATTCCTGAAGGATTACCAGCTATTGTGACAGTGGCATTGGCCCTAGGCATGCAAAGAATGATTGCACACAATGCCATTGTACGTAGATTGCCTGCAGTAGAAACATTAGGCTGTATTAATGTGATCTGCTCTGATAAAACAGGTACTTTGACTAAAAATGAAATGACTGTTCGAAAAATATTTACCTGTAAAAATCGTTATCTAATTACAGGTGATGGTTATGATATTAAAGGAGATTTTATTAATGTCGATCTAAAAAATGAAGCAAGTAATGATATGGTATTAAAAAAATGTTTGGAATTTTCCAGCTTATGTAATAACAGCAGATTGAAAAGAAATAATATTGAAATTTCAGGTGCTTGGCGAAAGAAAAATAATAATTGGACAATTGAAGGCGATCCCACAGAAGGTGCTTTAATTATTGTTGCAGCAAAATTTGATATATGGCGCAATATATTAGAAAAGGACTATCAAAAAATAAATGAGATACCTTTTGAATCAAGCCGAGCTAAAATGTCTGTTGTTTATAGAAAAGGAAATGAATACTTTTTAATTACTAAGGGCGCGCCAGATGAAGTTATTAAATTATGCAGTAAATATAGCAGTGAAGTTAATGATAATTTATTAGACGAAGAAAACCGCAAAAAAATAATGCACGAAAATGAAAACATGACAAAAGATGCATTACGAGTATTAGCAATTGCTTATAAGAAGCTAACAAAAAATCAACTCGATGGAATAGATGAAACAATAGAAACTGATCTAACATTTGTTGGATTAGTCGGAATGGTCGACCCACCAAGAAGTGAAGCTAAAAAAGCAATTAAGATATGTAAATTAGCAAAAATTAGACCGATCATGATTACAGGAGATCATCCAAACACAGCTTTAGCAATTGCAAAAGAGTTAGAAATATATGATGAAAAAAGAAGCGAGGTATTAACAGGAAAAGAAATCGATAAGTTTACTTCAGATGAACTTGCAAAGCATATAGATACTACAAATGTTTATGCAAGAGTTTCCCCTTTTCATAAACTTAAAATTGTGCAATGTCTAAAAAAACAAGGTTATGTTGTTGCAATGACTGGAGATGGAGTGAACGATGCACCAGCGGTTAAAGAGGCAGATATAGGGGTCTGTATGGGGAGAAATGGTACCGATGTCACCAAAGAATCTTCTGATATGATTTTAATTGATGACAATTTTGCAACCATAGTTGCAGCAGTAGAGGAAGGCCGATCGATTTATGATAATATTCGAAAATTTATTAGATACTTACTTGCTTGTAATACAGGAGAAGTTTTAACAATGTTAATTGCAAGTTTAATATACTTACCTTTGCCATTATTACCAGTACAAATATTATGGGTTAATTTAATAACGGATGGCTTACCTGCATTGGCTTTGGGCGTGGATAAAAACAATTCAAACATTATGTGCCGACCTCCAAGAAATAAAAAAGATAGTATTTTTTCAAAAGGATTAAGTAAAAAAATTATTTTTAAAGGTATTCAAATCGGTTGTAGTACAATACTCGTATTTTCCTTAATTTTATTTTCAAAACATGATTTAGAATTAGCACGAACTATGGCTTTTACTACCTTAGTCTTCTCACAAATGTTCCATGTTTTTGATTGCAGGTCTGAATATGTAAATTGTATCGAAGCTGGATTGTTTGAAAATAAATATTTATTAAGTGCAGTTGCTTGTTCAGTTATTATGCATATATCAGTTATATATCATCCTTTTTTCAATGACATTTTTTCTACAGTTCCTATGAGTCTTGAAGAATGGGGAATTATCTTATTGATTTCTGGCTGGAATTTTATTATTAGCGCATTAAAACATATTTTCTCTTATCGTAAAGCTGCTGGAAAAGTTTTTAAAGCAAGATAA
- a CDS encoding Rqc2 family fibronectin-binding protein, which produces MSLDGFSMYPLVNELNHCLAGGRIDKIFQPNKNTVILLVRKPGRNYSLHISIHPQNPVVHLSEKVIENPASPPTFCMVLRKQIEDGRIAEIRQHTLDRIICIDIDLRGIGGTIITKTLIIELMGKYSNLILLEDQLIIDAIKKIGSTTSRVRQVLPGLKYELPPGQDKLNLLEVSTQQALKRLQENQSLPLSKALIGTFVGIGPVTANEICWLSGIAKDIRVLDLSKSDMLSLEEALQHIVSQIKTNDIKPTVITDLQKKFVAIAPFPLHYLEKCVTHTFDTLSEALTFSSEIIGSYVIPDKEMLQKFVHAELIKLNHKLCILKEELQQSYDAEEFKIKADLLMAYQYQMEYNQNDTEVILPNLYNENPEKNLIKISINPLLTLAKNAQQYYAKYNKLKRAQKILEEQISLSQEEFLYLSSIENSLVSSTTLIEIHEIKAELISGGYLKEEKKKKFYEKKSTPIKIIAPDHTTILIGKNNYQNDNLTFKQAHYNDFWLHTKDIPGSHVIIRCELAEPTEATLLLAAQLSAYFSKAQNSSNVAVDYTRRRYVKKPAKAKPGFVIYTNQKTIYVTPDQEFIEKLLSQGEIKQEKD; this is translated from the coding sequence ATGAGTCTTGATGGATTTTCTATGTATCCTTTGGTTAATGAGTTAAATCATTGTCTAGCTGGAGGACGCATTGATAAAATATTTCAACCTAACAAAAATACAGTTATATTACTTGTTAGAAAACCAGGAAGAAATTACTCCTTGCATATATCCATTCATCCTCAAAATCCGGTTGTGCATTTAAGTGAAAAGGTGATAGAGAATCCGGCTTCACCACCAACTTTTTGTATGGTCTTAAGAAAACAAATTGAAGATGGGCGAATTGCAGAAATTAGACAACATACATTAGATAGAATTATCTGTATCGATATTGATTTACGTGGCATTGGTGGCACGATTATAACAAAAACATTAATCATTGAACTTATGGGGAAATATAGCAATTTAATTTTATTAGAAGACCAACTCATTATTGATGCAATAAAAAAAATAGGTAGTACAACCAGTCGTGTACGACAAGTATTGCCAGGTTTAAAATATGAACTTCCTCCAGGGCAAGACAAATTAAACTTGTTAGAAGTATCTACGCAACAAGCTTTGAAAAGATTACAAGAAAATCAAAGTTTACCTTTATCCAAAGCACTTATCGGTACATTTGTAGGAATAGGTCCTGTTACCGCCAATGAAATTTGTTGGCTTTCAGGAATAGCAAAAGATATACGGGTCTTAGATTTATCAAAATCGGATATGTTATCATTGGAGGAAGCATTACAACATATTGTTTCACAGATAAAAACCAACGACATAAAGCCAACTGTAATTACCGATTTACAAAAAAAATTTGTTGCTATTGCTCCTTTCCCTCTGCATTATCTAGAAAAATGTGTCACACATACATTCGATACCTTAAGCGAAGCACTCACTTTTTCTAGTGAAATTATAGGAAGTTATGTGATTCCTGACAAAGAAATGTTACAAAAATTTGTGCATGCAGAATTGATCAAGTTAAATCATAAATTGTGTATTTTAAAAGAAGAACTACAACAGTCCTATGATGCTGAGGAATTTAAAATAAAAGCCGATTTATTGATGGCTTATCAATACCAAATGGAATATAACCAAAACGATACTGAAGTTATATTGCCCAATTTATACAATGAAAACCCTGAGAAGAACCTTATTAAGATATCGATAAATCCATTATTAACCTTGGCTAAAAATGCCCAACAATACTATGCAAAGTACAATAAATTAAAAAGGGCACAAAAAATATTGGAAGAACAGATATCCCTATCTCAAGAAGAGTTTCTCTATTTATCCAGTATTGAAAACTCACTAGTATCATCCACTACTCTAATCGAAATTCATGAAATCAAAGCAGAACTTATATCAGGTGGATATTTAAAAGAAGAAAAAAAGAAAAAATTTTATGAGAAAAAATCCACACCTATTAAAATCATAGCACCAGATCATACAACAATTTTAATAGGAAAAAATAACTACCAAAATGACAACTTAACTTTTAAACAAGCACATTATAATGATTTTTGGCTGCACACGAAAGATATTCCCGGTTCGCATGTAATTATTCGTTGTGAACTCGCAGAACCTACTGAAGCTACCTTGCTTTTAGCAGCACAATTATCTGCATATTTTAGTAAAGCCCAGAATTCTTCAAATGTTGCCGTAGATTATACAAGACGCCGTTACGTAAAAAAACCAGCAAAAGCAAAGCCGGGTTTTGTTATTTATACAAATCAAAAAACAATCTATGTAACTCCAGACCAAGAGTTTATTGAAAAATTATTATCACAAGGTGAAATTAAGCAAGAAAAGGATTGA
- the pyrR gene encoding bifunctional pyr operon transcriptional regulator/uracil phosphoribosyltransferase PyrR yields MSIFIDKTILMDDQAIKRALTRISHEIIEKNKGTENIVLVGIRTRGVPLSERVASEIEKIEGTKVPVGILDITLYRDDLSTLSYQPVVHSTQMPVDINDKTIVLVDDVLFTGRTIRAALDALIDIGRPKVIQLAVLVDRGHRELPIRADYVGKNVPTANKEVVSVQISPIDKLEQVVIKEIKQEKD; encoded by the coding sequence ATGTCAATATTTATTGATAAAACGATTCTTATGGATGATCAAGCAATAAAAAGAGCTCTAACCCGTATTTCACATGAAATCATCGAAAAAAATAAAGGAACCGAAAATATTGTTTTAGTCGGTATAAGAACGCGAGGCGTTCCATTATCAGAACGTGTTGCAAGCGAAATTGAAAAAATAGAAGGAACCAAAGTTCCTGTTGGTATATTAGACATAACCTTATACAGAGATGATTTATCTACTTTGTCTTATCAACCAGTTGTGCATTCAACGCAAATGCCCGTTGACATTAACGATAAAACAATCGTTCTTGTAGATGATGTATTATTTACCGGTCGTACTATACGCGCCGCCTTAGATGCATTAATTGATATTGGCAGACCAAAAGTTATTCAGCTTGCAGTATTAGTTGATAGAGGGCACAGAGAATTACCAATTCGGGCTGATTATGTTGGTAAAAATGTTCCTACAGCGAATAAAGAAGTAGTAAGTGTACAAATTTCACCGATAGATAAACTTGAACAAGTTGTTATAAAAGAAATTAAGCAAGAAAAGGATTGA
- the gmk gene encoding guanylate kinase: MQQSGNLIVISGPSATGKGTICKELLKQYKDISYSISATTRAPREGEINGLNYWFVSKNEFQRMIDEGKLLEWAEVYGNYYGTPIDKINDALASGKDIILEIDTQGAMQVKKCFPQGIFIYIVPPSLDELVKRINNRGTDSTESIECRLNSAAEEISNAVNYHYVIVNDIVSSAVEKIIAIIKAEKCNVLRNIELIKNISKYKGEVK, translated from the coding sequence ATGCAACAAAGTGGAAATCTAATCGTTATATCAGGACCATCAGCTACAGGAAAAGGAACTATATGCAAAGAGTTGTTAAAACAATATAAAGATATTTCTTACTCAATATCAGCTACAACTAGAGCTCCTCGTGAAGGAGAGATCAATGGCTTGAATTATTGGTTTGTTTCAAAAAATGAATTTCAACGAATGATCGATGAGGGCAAGTTGTTAGAATGGGCGGAAGTATACGGTAATTATTATGGAACACCGATTGATAAAATTAATGATGCACTTGCTTCCGGAAAAGATATTATCTTAGAAATTGATACACAAGGCGCTATGCAAGTAAAAAAATGCTTTCCACAAGGGATTTTTATCTACATAGTACCACCATCATTGGATGAACTAGTCAAAAGAATTAATAATCGTGGTACGGACTCAACTGAGAGTATTGAGTGTCGGCTAAATTCTGCAGCAGAAGAAATTAGTAATGCTGTAAACTATCATTATGTCATTGTCAATGATATTGTGTCATCCGCAGTAGAAAAGATTATCGCAATTATTAAAGCTGAAAAATGCAATGTATTGCGAAATATAGAATTAATAAAAAATATATCTAAATATAAAGGAGAAGTTAAATGA
- the coaBC gene encoding bifunctional phosphopantothenoylcysteine decarboxylase/phosphopantothenate--cysteine ligase CoaBC, whose translation MFNGKNVVLGVSGGISVYKSVEIVSRLRKLGISVHVIMTESAAKFVTPLTFREISSNQVVTSMWEKNTNWNVEHIALANLADLFVVAPATANIIGKVANGIADDMLSTTIMATKAPVIFAPAMNTNMFLNPIVQNNLTKLTSNGYQIIPPANGRLACGVEGVGRLPEPEFIVDFIKAQFMYANELKNKKVLVTAAGTIEPIDPVRYIGNRSSGKMGYAIAREAKNRGAEVVLISGPTALAPIEGVHTIKVETAEQMRTAVLKEFPDSNIIIKAAAVADYRAKKVEPNKIKKDDDTLNLVLEKNPDILLELGTFKKNNQFLVGFAAESQNLVKYAKQKLERKNLDMIVANDITLKNAGFNIDTNIIKLLYKTGDIEDFPVMSKDAIAKIILDKIILNYKL comes from the coding sequence ATGTTTAACGGAAAAAATGTTGTACTTGGAGTTAGTGGCGGAATTTCTGTTTATAAATCGGTTGAAATTGTTAGTCGATTACGAAAGTTAGGGATATCTGTACATGTCATCATGACGGAATCCGCCGCTAAATTTGTAACACCACTTACTTTTCGAGAAATTAGTTCAAATCAAGTTGTAACAAGCATGTGGGAAAAAAACACAAACTGGAATGTTGAACATATTGCATTAGCCAATTTAGCAGATTTGTTTGTAGTTGCTCCTGCGACGGCGAATATAATCGGTAAAGTAGCAAATGGAATCGCTGATGATATGTTATCTACTACAATTATGGCCACAAAAGCACCTGTGATTTTTGCACCTGCGATGAATACTAACATGTTTTTAAATCCTATCGTACAAAATAATTTAACAAAATTGACTTCTAATGGGTATCAAATTATTCCTCCTGCAAACGGACGATTAGCTTGTGGCGTAGAAGGCGTGGGGCGTTTACCAGAACCAGAGTTTATTGTGGATTTTATAAAAGCTCAGTTTATGTATGCTAATGAGTTAAAGAATAAAAAAGTTTTGGTTACGGCTGCAGGTACAATTGAACCAATTGATCCTGTAAGATACATAGGAAATCGTTCTAGTGGGAAAATGGGTTATGCGATTGCGAGGGAAGCAAAAAATCGTGGTGCGGAGGTTGTGTTAATTTCTGGTCCGACAGCGTTGGCTCCAATTGAAGGAGTTCATACTATTAAAGTTGAGACAGCGGAACAGATGCGAACTGCTGTTTTAAAAGAATTTCCGGACAGCAATATTATAATTAAGGCAGCTGCCGTAGCCGATTACCGCGCAAAAAAAGTAGAGCCTAATAAAATAAAAAAAGATGATGACACTTTAAATTTAGTATTAGAAAAAAATCCAGATATTTTACTAGAGTTAGGCACCTTTAAAAAGAACAATCAATTTTTAGTTGGTTTTGCTGCTGAATCACAAAACTTAGTAAAATATGCAAAACAAAAACTGGAACGTAAAAACTTAGATATGATTGTCGCAAATGATATTACACTAAAAAATGCGGGATTCAATATAGATACTAATATTATTAAACTCTTATATAAAACTGGTGACATTGAAGATTTCCCTGTAATGTCTAAGGACGCAATTGCAAAAATTATTTTAGATAAAATAATTTTGAACTATAAATTATAG
- a CDS encoding YicC/YloC family endoribonuclease, with amino-acid sequence MQSMTGFGFGEYLDSESKFTVEIKTVNHRYSDLIIRMPPTLNSLEDKIRKFISSKLYRGRVDLFISWEEYKNTYTKIKVDKDLAIAYHSALRELSTALKLQEPENVHDIAKYQNVLYFEEITANTASLWDKLKDALDIAVHHLKDMRTVEGENIFKDLIDRIHKLNLLVDHIEERAPIVIEIYHQNLLEKIKDLLVPIGGNIDEVRLVQETALFAEKTNFTEEVVRLRSHLAQFRETMLISEESIGRKLDFITQEMNREANTIASKANDFTIANYIVDIKSQIEKVREQVQNIE; translated from the coding sequence ATGCAAAGTATGACGGGGTTCGGTTTTGGAGAATATTTAGATAGCGAAAGTAAATTTACGGTTGAGATAAAGACAGTAAATCATCGTTATAGTGATCTTATTATACGTATGCCACCCACATTGAATTCTTTGGAAGATAAAATTAGAAAGTTTATATCAAGTAAATTATATAGGGGCAGAGTAGATCTGTTTATTTCTTGGGAAGAATATAAAAATACATATACTAAAATAAAAGTTGACAAAGATTTAGCTATAGCTTACCATAGTGCTTTAAGGGAATTAAGCACAGCATTGAAATTACAAGAGCCCGAAAATGTACATGATATAGCAAAATATCAAAATGTATTGTATTTTGAGGAAATTACAGCAAATACTGCTTCGTTATGGGATAAGTTAAAAGATGCTTTGGACATTGCAGTTCATCATTTGAAAGATATGCGAACTGTAGAGGGTGAAAATATTTTTAAAGATTTAATAGATCGTATTCATAAATTAAATCTTTTGGTAGATCATATAGAAGAACGTGCTCCAATAGTCATTGAAATCTATCACCAAAATCTTTTAGAAAAAATAAAAGATTTGTTAGTTCCTATAGGTGGAAATATTGATGAAGTTCGTTTGGTTCAAGAAACTGCTTTATTTGCTGAAAAAACCAATTTCACAGAAGAAGTTGTTCGTTTAAGAAGTCATTTAGCACAGTTTAGAGAAACAATGTTAATCTCAGAAGAGAGTATTGGAAGAAAACTAGACTTTATCACACAAGAAATGAATAGAGAGGCTAACACAATTGCTTCAAAGGCAAATGATTTTACAATTGCCAATTATATTGTTGATATAAAAAGCCAAATTGAAAAAGTTAGAGAACAAGTCCAAAATATAGAATAA
- the rpoZ gene encoding DNA-directed RNA polymerase subunit omega — translation MINPSLDVLVKKVDSKYTLVVLAAKRARALMDGDQITVHTKSNKKVTNALEEIVNDKITYERTKNGIK, via the coding sequence ATGATTAATCCATCGTTAGATGTTCTTGTAAAAAAGGTTGATAGTAAATATACATTGGTAGTTCTTGCCGCTAAAAGAGCACGCGCTCTTATGGATGGCGATCAAATCACGGTTCATACAAAATCCAATAAAAAGGTTACAAACGCGTTAGAAGAAATTGTAAATGATAAAATTACTTATGAAAGAACTAAAAATGGTATTAAATAG
- the metK gene encoding methionine adenosyltransferase, which produces MSKKRVLFTSESVTEGHPDKIADQISDSVLDAILAQDPMGRVACETLITTGQVHVVGEITTKCYVDIPKIVRETIRKIGYTRAKYGFDADTCGVLISIDEQSSDIAMGVDKALEAKKGSMDEKIEAIGAGDQGMMFGYATNETPEYMPLTISLAHKLARRLTEVRKSKELSYLRPDGKTQVTVAYEDGKPVHIDTVVISTQHGPEVDLLTIEKDLIEKVIKPILPSSLLDDTTKYYINPTGQFIIGGPQGDAGLTGRKIIVDTYGGMARHGGGAFSGKDPTKVDRSAAYAARYVAKNVVAAGLADKCEIQIAYAIGVARPVSIMVETFGTGKVSEALIAELIQKNFDLRPAGIIKTLDLRRPIYSQTAAYGHFGRTDVDLPWERTDKAEILRKEANL; this is translated from the coding sequence ATGAGTAAAAAACGTGTATTATTTACATCAGAATCTGTTACAGAAGGTCATCCGGATAAAATAGCAGACCAAATTTCTGATAGTGTTTTAGATGCAATTTTAGCACAAGATCCTATGGGACGCGTTGCATGTGAGACGTTGATAACCACAGGCCAGGTACATGTCGTTGGAGAAATAACAACAAAATGTTATGTTGACATACCTAAAATAGTTAGAGAAACGATCCGGAAAATTGGCTATACTAGAGCCAAATATGGTTTCGATGCCGATACGTGTGGCGTTTTAATATCCATCGATGAACAATCTTCGGATATCGCTATGGGCGTCGATAAAGCTTTGGAAGCAAAAAAAGGATCTATGGATGAAAAAATTGAAGCGATTGGGGCTGGCGATCAGGGGATGATGTTTGGGTATGCGACAAACGAAACACCTGAATATATGCCACTAACGATTTCACTTGCGCATAAATTAGCCCGTCGCTTAACTGAAGTTCGTAAAAGCAAAGAACTTTCTTATTTACGTCCAGATGGAAAAACCCAAGTTACTGTAGCCTATGAAGATGGAAAACCTGTACACATTGATACAGTCGTTATTTCTACACAACATGGTCCAGAAGTTGATTTACTTACGATTGAAAAAGATTTAATTGAAAAAGTTATTAAACCAATTTTACCATCATCTTTATTGGATGATACAACAAAATATTACATTAATCCTACCGGACAATTCATCATTGGTGGTCCGCAAGGAGATGCTGGGTTGACTGGTCGTAAAATTATTGTGGATACGTACGGTGGTATGGCACGTCACGGTGGTGGTGCTTTTTCTGGTAAAGATCCTACAAAAGTCGACAGATCAGCAGCTTATGCTGCGAGATATGTAGCGAAAAATGTAGTAGCTGCCGGACTTGCTGACAAATGTGAAATTCAAATTGCTTATGCAATTGGCGTTGCGCGTCCCGTATCAATTATGGTTGAAACATTTGGTACAGGTAAAGTAAGTGAAGCTTTAATTGCTGAACTTATTCAAAAGAATTTTGACTTAAGGCCTGCGGGAATTATTAAAACATTAGATTTACGTCGCCCAATATATAGTCAAACTGCTGCGTATGGTCATTTCGGCCGTACTGACGTGGATCTTCCTTGGGAGCGTACAGATAAAGCTGAAATCTTAAGAAAAGAAGCAAATCTATAA
- the remA gene encoding extracellular matrix/biofilm regulator RemA yields MEIKLINIGFGNIVSANRIISIVSPESAPIKRIIQEARDRGMLIDATYGRRTRAVIIADSDHVILSAVQPETVAHRLVSKESDEATE; encoded by the coding sequence ATGGAGATAAAGCTTATAAATATAGGGTTCGGTAATATTGTTTCTGCCAATCGAATTATTTCAATTGTGAGTCCAGAATCAGCACCTATTAAACGAATTATCCAGGAAGCAAGAGATCGTGGAATGCTAATAGATGCAACCTATGGTAGACGTACTAGGGCTGTTATCATCGCTGACAGTGATCATGTCATTTTATCTGCAGTACAACCAGAAACTGTTGCGCATCGTTTAGTGAGTAAAGAAAGTGACGAAGCTACAGAATAG